One genomic region from Rattus norvegicus strain BN/NHsdMcwi chromosome 10, GRCr8, whole genome shotgun sequence encodes:
- the Zfp174 gene encoding zinc finger protein 174, whose amino-acid sequence MAAKMEITLSNPTEDSDKQERHIIMKLEEKRTPTQRKASPDPELSRQSFRHFCYQEVSGPQEALSCLRQLCRQWLRPELHTKEQILELLVMEQFLVILPPEIQAQVWHRYPKSSREIVTLVEDLHTASKKPKQWVTVCMQGQKVLLEKTGAQLIEQELRDFQPQTPSRDIQENSLEEPSWERSHEQLSPHHWEKSLLQEPALRLTETESSRMRSDDKENPHPEGTRGAKACTVLRGRPKGGTLHSPEPGGVTASDPRLLQWQVRPPQSPKPLPHYQRHCRELEYISNPLRGPPLRELKRSRGGRRSLSSLLQRLGHQAAHSAKPYRCDDCGKSFTWNSELKRHTRVHTGERPYICGECGNCFGRQSTLKLHQRIHTGEKPYQCSHCGKCFRQSSNLHQHHRLHHGN is encoded by the exons ATGGCAGCTAAAATGGAAATAACTTTGAGTAACCCCACTGAGGATTCTGACAAGCAAGAGAGACACATAATAATGAAGCTGGAAGAAAAACGCACCCCCACTCAGCGAAAAGCCAGTCCTGATCCGGAGCTTTCTCGACAGAGCTTCAGACACTTTTGTTATCAAGAAGTGTCTGGGCCCCAGGAAGCGCTCTCCTGCCTTCGACAGCTCTGCAGACAGTGGCTGCGGCCTGAACTACACACTAAAGAGCAGATTTTGGAGCTCTTGGTGATGGAGCAGTTTCTGGTCATCCTACCTCCAGAGATCCAGGCACAGGTCTGGCATCGATATCCAAAGAGCAGCAGGGAGATTGTGACCCTGGTGGAAGATTTGCACACAGCGTCTAAAAAACCAAAGCAGTGG GTGACCGTTTGTATGCAAGGGCAGAAGGTGCTCCTGGAGAAAACAGGAGCTCAGCTTATAGAACAAGAACTTCGAGACTTTCAACCCCAGACTCCTAGCAGAGATATTCAAGAGAACTCTCTGGAAGAGCCTTCCTGGGAAAGATCTCATGAGCAGCTGAGTCCCCACCACTGGGAGAAGTCTCTCCTCCAGGAACCAGCCCTCAGATTGACTGAGACAG AGTCCTCCAGAATGAGAAGTGATGACAAGGAAAATCCACACCCGGAGGGCACCAGAGGCGCAAAGGCATGCACAGTCTTACGTGGAAGACCTAAAGGGGGTACCCTGCACAGCCCTGAGCCAGGAGGGGTGACCGCAAGTGACCCCCGATTGTTGCAGTGGCAGGTCAGACCCCCACAGTCTCCCAAGCCACTTCCCCACTACCAGAGACATTGCAGAGAGCTGGAATATATCAGCAACCCCCTCAGGGGACCCCCGCTGAGAGAGCtaaagagaagcagaggaggcaggaggagcctgAGCAGCCTTCTGCAGCGGCTTGGTCACCAGGCAGCCCACTCAGCCAAACCTTACAGATGTGACGACTGTGGGAAAAGCTTCACGTGGAATTCAGAGCTGAAGCGACACACAAGAGTGCACACCGGGGAGAGACCCTACATCTGTGGGGAGTGCGGAAACTGCTTTGGGAGGCAGTCAACTCTGAAACTGCACCAGAGAATCCACACTGGGGAGAAACCATACCAGTGCAGCCACTGTGGCAAGTGCTTTCGCCAAAGCTCAAACCTCCACCAGCACCATAGGCTCCACCACGGGAACTGA
- the Zfp597 gene encoding zinc finger protein 597 yields MASTLPTSDEQGPLLFEDLDVYFSQEECVSLHSSQKTLSREAPLESFEDLNLTGEDRTETSQKLSLEPLELEELSLETYSTAVPLVRYLEQPEEDVEVHERKMSGGTLTCKTKLVNLLVTIDNQTPLEELSQCLGVKTLSDIIEVPWEEAKNVFQCPDCDQSFSDNTYLVLHQKIHSRERKYKCGTCEKTFSHRTNLKTHRRIHTGEKPYKCTECAASFRQQSHLTRHMNSHLKEKPYTCSVCGRGFMWLPGLAEHQKSHTDTESYESADHDQETSLALPEERGSSDTPSQHAQCVGTSEQPSEPALPDKDNHKENAKHCSIDDEDFFSFSRFKPLQCLDCDMTFPCFSELVSHQTIHDMEKTHKCKTCAKTFALESDLASHEKSHRREEPFKCTVCGKSFRVNVQLIAHKRTHRRNSK; encoded by the exons ATGGCGTCCACGCTCCCCACATCCGATGAGCAG GGACCACTGCTCTTTGAAGATCTGGATGTGTATTTTTCTCAAGAGGAATGTGTGAGTCTGCACTCTTCCCAGAAGACCCTCAGCAGAGAAGCCCCGTTGGAGTCTTTTGAGGATTTGAACTTGACAG GGGAAGACCGGACTGAGACCAGTCAGAAGTTAAGCCTAGAGCCTCTAGAACTTGAAGAGCTGTCCCTAGAAACGTACTCCACTGCTGTACCCCTTGTCCGCTACTTAGAGCAGCCTGAGGAGGATGTTGAAGTACATGAAAGGAAAATGTCAGGCGGAACTTTGACTTGCAAGACCAAGCTTGTAAACCTCTTGGTTACTATTGACAACCAAACTCCATTAGAAGAGTTATCTCAGTGTTTAGGAGTCAAAACACTTTCAGATATTATTGAAGTTCCCTGGGAAGAAGCCAAAAATGTGTTCCAGTGTCCTGACTGTGACCAAAGCTTCAGTGATAATACATACCTTGTTTTGCATCAGAAAATTCAttcaagagagagaaagtataaaTGTGGTACCTGTGAGAAGACCTTCAGTCACCGAACCAACCTGAAGACACACAGGCGAATCCACACCGGAGAGAAGCCTTACAAGTGTACCGAGTGTGCTGCCAGCTTCCGACAGCAGTCACACCTGACCCGGCACATGAATAGCCATTTAAAGGAGAAACCATACACATGTAGTGTATGTGGGAGAGGTTTTATGTGGCTCCCCGGATTGGCAGAACATCAGAAGAGTCATACTGATACGGAGTCTTACGAGAGTGCTGACCATGATCAGGAAACAAGTCTGGCTTTGCCTGAAGAAAGAggctcttcagacacaccatccCAGCACGCACAGTGTGTGGGGACCTCGGAGCAGCCCTCAGAGCCTGCTCTCCCCGACAAAGACAACCATAAGGAGAATGCTAAACACTGCAGCATCGATGATGAagacttcttttccttctccagaTTCAAACCCTTACAGTGTCTTGATTGTGACATGACTTTTCCTTGTTTCTCGGAGCTTGTCTCTCACCAAACCATCCACGACATGGAGAAAACTCATAAGTGCAAAACATGTGCAAAGACCTTTGCTTTAGAGTCCGACCTCGCGAGTCACGAGAAGAGCCACAGAAGAGAGGAGCCCTTTAAATGTACAGTGTGTGGGAAGAGCTTCAGAGTAAACGTGCAGCTCATCGCTCATAAACGAACCCataggagaaacagcaagtaa
- the Zfp174 gene encoding zinc finger protein 174 isoform X1, whose translation MQGQKVLLEKTGAQLIEQELRDFQPQTPSRDIQENSLEEPSWERSHEQLSPHHWEKSLLQEPALRLTETESSRMRSDDKENPHPEGTRGAKACTVLRGRPKGGTLHSPEPGGVTASDPRLLQWQVRPPQSPKPLPHYQRHCRELEYISNPLRGPPLRELKRSRGGRRSLSSLLQRLGHQAAHSAKPYRCDDCGKSFTWNSELKRHTRVHTGERPYICGECGNCFGRQSTLKLHQRIHTGEKPYQCSHCGKCFRQSSNLHQHHRLHHGN comes from the exons ATGCAAGGGCAGAAGGTGCTCCTGGAGAAAACAGGAGCTCAGCTTATAGAACAAGAACTTCGAGACTTTCAACCCCAGACTCCTAGCAGAGATATTCAAGAGAACTCTCTGGAAGAGCCTTCCTGGGAAAGATCTCATGAGCAGCTGAGTCCCCACCACTGGGAGAAGTCTCTCCTCCAGGAACCAGCCCTCAGATTGACTGAGACAG AGTCCTCCAGAATGAGAAGTGATGACAAGGAAAATCCACACCCGGAGGGCACCAGAGGCGCAAAGGCATGCACAGTCTTACGTGGAAGACCTAAAGGGGGTACCCTGCACAGCCCTGAGCCAGGAGGGGTGACCGCAAGTGACCCCCGATTGTTGCAGTGGCAGGTCAGACCCCCACAGTCTCCCAAGCCACTTCCCCACTACCAGAGACATTGCAGAGAGCTGGAATATATCAGCAACCCCCTCAGGGGACCCCCGCTGAGAGAGCtaaagagaagcagaggaggcaggaggagcctgAGCAGCCTTCTGCAGCGGCTTGGTCACCAGGCAGCCCACTCAGCCAAACCTTACAGATGTGACGACTGTGGGAAAAGCTTCACGTGGAATTCAGAGCTGAAGCGACACACAAGAGTGCACACCGGGGAGAGACCCTACATCTGTGGGGAGTGCGGAAACTGCTTTGGGAGGCAGTCAACTCTGAAACTGCACCAGAGAATCCACACTGGGGAGAAACCATACCAGTGCAGCCACTGTGGCAAGTGCTTTCGCCAAAGCTCAAACCTCCACCAGCACCATAGGCTCCACCACGGGAACTGA
- the Zfp174 gene encoding zinc finger protein 174 isoform X2 — translation MAAKMEITLSNPTEDSDKQERHIIMKLEEKRTPTQRKASPDPELSRQSFRHFCYQEVSGPQEALSCLRQLCRQWLRPELHTKEQILELLVMEQFLVILPPEIQAQVWHRYPKSSREIVTLVEDLHTASKKPKQWVTVCMQGQKVLLEKTGAQLIEQELRDFQPQTPSRDIQENSLEEPSWERSHEQLSPHHWEKSLLQEPALRLTETGVKLMPLPRLPAPSPVFLCMGLTCRQLMA, via the exons ATGGCAGCTAAAATGGAAATAACTTTGAGTAACCCCACTGAGGATTCTGACAAGCAAGAGAGACACATAATAATGAAGCTGGAAGAAAAACGCACCCCCACTCAGCGAAAAGCCAGTCCTGATCCGGAGCTTTCTCGACAGAGCTTCAGACACTTTTGTTATCAAGAAGTGTCTGGGCCCCAGGAAGCGCTCTCCTGCCTTCGACAGCTCTGCAGACAGTGGCTGCGGCCTGAACTACACACTAAAGAGCAGATTTTGGAGCTCTTGGTGATGGAGCAGTTTCTGGTCATCCTACCTCCAGAGATCCAGGCACAGGTCTGGCATCGATATCCAAAGAGCAGCAGGGAGATTGTGACCCTGGTGGAAGATTTGCACACAGCGTCTAAAAAACCAAAGCAGTGG GTGACCGTTTGTATGCAAGGGCAGAAGGTGCTCCTGGAGAAAACAGGAGCTCAGCTTATAGAACAAGAACTTCGAGACTTTCAACCCCAGACTCCTAGCAGAGATATTCAAGAGAACTCTCTGGAAGAGCCTTCCTGGGAAAGATCTCATGAGCAGCTGAGTCCCCACCACTGGGAGAAGTCTCTCCTCCAGGAACCAGCCCTCAGATTGACTGAGACAG GTGTCAAGCTCATGCCGCTGCCTCGCCTGCCTGCCCCCAGCCCAGTTTTCCTTTGCATGGGGCTCACCTGCCGACAACTGATGGCATAA